A window of Mus musculus strain C57BL/6J chromosome 3, GRCm38.p6 C57BL/6J genomic DNA:
CAGGCATGGCTAGGGAGATTCTAGGAGGAAATGGAGGGTACCCAGCATCTCCTGGACAGTGTCTCCTCCAGTGGCTTGAACCTAAGCCAGGTACCTTCTTTCTCCTCACCATCCAGCCTCAAGGAGAACTGTAAACAAAACCCACAGTGGCCTGAACTAGAAATCCAAGTCTCCCTTACTTTTCTTGAGATactggagacaaaaaaaaaaaaaaaaagagagagagagagagagagagagagagaaagagagagagagagcagttcaCAGGCACTGCACTTAGATTGCCAAGTATGAGCATCTGAGGATCGGGATTGGAGGATGTGGGGCAGGGTGTGAGTGTCCTGTCTCCACAAATGGCTTACAAAGTCCCAGAGACCACAAGCTGTCACATTAGTAGACCACTCCAAGAGTCTAGTGGTGTTCCCTCCCTGACAGTTTGGGGGGCTCGATCCTGGAAGTACCTTTATGTTGCTGAACAATGGCAATGCCGTACAGGAAATTCAAACTTCGACAGAAATAAGATATTATATTTTCACTGCTCCAAAACTGGACAGAAGGTGTTAGATCAAAGGAAAATGTCACTACTGGGACCAGGCTTCTCAGAGACAGAGAACCTTCTCTCAGGAGTCAATTCAactgagatttaaaaaacaaaaaaacaaaacaaaaccccaccaccactagcagtagcaacaacaacaaaaacctctcccaaatagaggagggagggagaatcctCGCCAGGGCCTTCCCTGAATTCTTCCAGGGttggccagggagtggcagtGTTGTTAATCATTAGTACTGTATGCAAATGAGTATGCAAATCTCACGGGGTTCTTGGACTCTGGGCAAATGTTAATGGGGTCCACACCCACCTCTTGAAGGGCCAATTGTACACCTTTCATACTGACAAACTTAAAGGAGCTTTGGTTAGGGTAAGTGAGCCTATGAAAAAGAAGCTCAGAAGTACTGGAGGCCCAGAGTAGCTGAGACCTCAATAACTACTCCTCGACTTGCACTTCTGGAACAGGATCGGTTTGCCACAAACCAGAAACCCTATTCTTGACTCACGCCTTCACCCTCTCCGcacatttctctttcctctgcttttGTGTTTCAGCACACACCTTTCCATACTCAGAGCTGCCATCTCTCAAGCCAAGGCGTTCCGGTCCGGGCAGAGGCACGAAGCTGCTTGCTTCGCGATCTCCAGGCTCgggagtcccagcacccaggccGGAGACACAGGGAAAGCCGGCCACGGTTTGGCTTAGCAGCCAGGACTGGGCTCTACTCTGCTGCCGCGATGGTCCTGGGACTCTCAGCTGGATCCTATGCTCCCGTGGTTGTCCCACTCCTCACGCTGGGTCCGAGTACTAAGCAATAGATAACTCTGGGCTCTGGAAAGGATCCAGGGCCTGGGCCCGCTTTGGAAAGATAGAGAAATGAGAGTTCCTAAATCCCCAGTCTTAATTCTGGGTATTCGTGGTGGGGTATTGGAGCGAATCCTGACCTTCTGGCCATGTGTCAGAGGTCACTCCTGAACGACAGTGGCTCTTACGCGGAGATAAAGGCAGTTTGTCTTCCGTGGGATCTTCCCAGCTTTGGCAAACACACCTGACTGTTCAGGGTCAGCCTGTAAGCTTGCGCGGCGACCAGCTGCACCTCACTAGGTGACCAAGGAGAGGAGTTAGTTGCTCTACCGCGTGGACAGTGAATGGGAAACAGACAGCCAGTTAAGTGTACACACCCCACGCGCATACACGCCAGCGCTCCCTACCACCTCTTCCTAAGTCCCCAGCCACACACGCCCCCGAACTCACGATCACGCCGCACGCCcggctcctcccccacccccaagccaagCTCACCTTGCCACGCTCGCCCCATGCCCACCCTCGCCGGCACACGCGCTCACACTCGCGTCCGCACACTCCACTACCACCTCCAGGCACACCCTAGGATTCCTCCACTCTCCTGGGGAGACGCACCAGGCTCTGCCTAGTCtccccgcctccccccccccgctGCAGCCCCCCCACTCACGCGCgcgccctacacacacacacacacacacacacacacacacacacaccctcgcgCAGAGTCACTCCCCCTCGCACGCCCTCGCCCTGGGCACCCTCCGGCGGCTAGGCTCCCGGGTCCTCCTCCTCGCTCCCTCCGCAGCCTGGCCGCTCTGCTCTCTCGGGCCCGGCCTGGGGCCGCTCGGCCCGTGGGGATCGGTGGGGAGCGGAGGGCGCAGCCTCGCCGCCTCCCCCGGACTCTCCTCTCCGCCCCGCCCGCGCCGCGCCCCCACCGCCTCCTCGGGAGAGGCAGCCCGTGGCCGGCCCGGCTCCGCTCTGCCCGGCATCAGCGGCGGCGGGGGCAGGGAACGAGCGAACCGGAGCTCACGAGCCCGAGAGCGGAGCGGCTAGGCGGGGAGGGGACACGCTGCCAAGCCCGGGCTGGagcggcggtggcggtggcggcggcggcggcggcggcagcggggGAGGAACGGCCCCACGGACGGACCGACGCACGAACCGACCGAGTGAAGGAGGGACGAGCGAGACTTCGCCGGCGAGGAGGAGCCGCCCGAGCGGCGGCTGCTGGGCGCTTCCCCGCGCTGCTGGGCGCTCTGCGCCTCGGCGGCCCCTGGCCTCAGCTTCCTCGCGCGCGCGGGGCGCGGGGCCTGGGGCTGGCTTCGGCGAAGGTAAGAGGGAAACGACCGAGCCTCCCAGAGACAGCAAGTGCGAGGAGCGCTGCTCCCACGCCTGTTGCTCCCGCTGCCCACGCGGCACCCTCCCACTCCCGCGCCCGGGTGGGTGGGCGCTGGGGCGCCGGAAGGATTGGGGGTGGGGCCGGGCCGTGGGGGAGCAAGCAGCCGGCCTGGGGGCGTCGGTTCCCTGGGCTGCAGAGCCACCTCCGGGCACTGGGGCGCCGagaggtttgggggtgggggtgtgaacCTCTGCCCTCTTGCCATTGGCCTGCCTTCCCTCGCCGGGCGCCAGGAGCAGCGCCCCGGGACCTGGCTGCAGGTGGCGACGGTTTGCTCCGTCCCCGCTCTTTGTGAGCTGAGaagagaaatggctgagagtgGAAGCTGGGAGCCGTTTGGGGCGCTTTGCAAAGTTCTCCAGCCAGGCGAGCCTGTGTTTGCCTGTTAGAGGATGAGGCTGGTCCAGCTCGTCCTGCCTGGCACATCTTTTCTTTCCCGGGAAAGGTCCCATAAGTGTCCCGAGAGACCATAGGGAAGGGGGTTCAAATTTGTTTTAACAGAGTGTTTACACTAGGGATGGGCAGAGAAGTTACCTGGAAATCAACTAGATTCCTGTGCTTTCTTAGTGCTGGCATTTAATTCAGCCCACGTTGTTCTCCTTTTATCCCGGGCAGCCTTGATAAGTCAGCAACAGGCTGAGAGGTTCCAGACCTGAAATCAAGGCAAAGAAAGTCTCCGTGTATTTGACGGAGCCTCTGAACTTTCACGGGGTGATAGGCGGCACAATGCAATCAGTAATCAGGTTTTACAGGGTGGTCATGCATGAATGTAGGTGATGCTTGAATCGATGCCTTATTTACTGTTACTTCCAGGGAACCTGAAGGTTTAATCTCGGAAAGCGGGGGGAAGGGGGATTCTGGGCATTCATTCAATGCAAAGCGTGTGTACATTTCCCCATGTGGACACATACCGGCCCACTGAAAGGAGctgatgtgtttattttttttccatgttgcGTCTTGAATGCTATAAGACGTAAGTACACAAGGGACCTCCAGAGGAAGAACGATTAACAGCGGCTTCCTTTTGCCGTTGAGGAGGCTGGAGAAAGAGTTTGGGGAAACTGCACTGGCCATCCTAGGAGCTAGGAGAGGCACTGTAAAGAAGAGGATCTGCAGGTCCCAGGCCTGTGCCCCACGGGATCTCCAGCATGGCCCCCATGCTCATTTCATACCCAACAAAATCCCGCAGACACGGGACAGACTCCCTGGGGGCGTGAAACAGTTCCCCAGACCAGCTCTGATTTCTGAGGACTCTCCTCCGAGGTCATTGAAGGGCAGATCTTGgtgatgtgacttttttttttttgtttgtttttctgctttgtgtctgTTCAGGTGAAATGGAAGTGTCAACCCCCCAGGACAGGaggtctgcctttttttttttttttttttttgaccctcTGCTTCTAAAATAGACGTTGCTTAGCAGGCAGCTGACTTTTTACAGCAGGAGAAagtgttctctttttctttttcaggattTTTTCATGTTTGTCATTTCTGCATTTACCTGGTTttaatctctctccctcctgcatCCCTACCTCACCCCACAGCCAAATCTTTCCTACTGTCAAACTCTTTTGCCACAAACAAAAATAGCTTCAGAGTTTTCATTTGTAAAGCACCCATGTCCTAGTAAAGCCGTGGTATGGGAGGCGTATGCGGTGCCATTGGCTGGAAATGGGGCCGCACTATAGCGCCTGTTGCAGGGTTCATACCCAGGCCAGCTCTGAGAGGCACTGGTGCTGTTAGGGGTGAGTGTTGCAGCAGGAACCTGTAAAAGTCCTGTTTAAGCCAGGTCATCCCTGCAGGGTTGTTGGGTGGGCGTGGCTGGTATGGACTTGAGGTTGTTGTCTGATAGACGATAGTCCTCTTCCAAACCgaggtgtgtacatgtatgtccatgtatgcacatatgcacatgtgcacagaaaGCAGTAAAGGGGTAATTGCTATTTTCTTGGCACTCTAAACCTGAACGATAGGTTCTGAATCTCCGGAGATGATCTGGTACTTGCATGGGCCTTCTTGAAAAAAGACTGCCCTGGATTATTGTACAGGGTAAAAGTTTGCCCTTGGGACAAGAGACTTTAGGATAGATAGGGAGAGGATTAACGTTGCCTCGCTCTGAGCTTTCAATTACCCATCAGAAAGCAGTTTGTGAATTGCTCATGGCCTTAGAAGAGTTGACTCAGAGTTGGAGCTGAGGGCATGGAGCTCAGCTTGCAAAGTCAGGCAGCTGGCAATGGGATCCCAGAGTCCAAGGGGCAGTACTGGGAGACTGACAGGAGAGAAGGGCATTGTCTTCTCGGAGCCATGTGTCTGGCTAACAAGGCTCTTCCCGAGTAGGTCCTGATTCAGCAGTCTCTTAATCTTTGCCATTTGAACCCCTGCCAGCGCCCATCTTAGATACAGCAGAGGTATTAGGGGTCATGAGTCAAAGGGCCAGGAGGGGCTGGAGGcccagttcttttcttttctaggaggGTGAGTGGGTTTCTGTGGGTAGGCTGAACCTTAGATTGCTTTGGGTTCCAAGTGATGCAGGTTGTGTGCCCTGTTCTGGGCACCAGCCTCATCAGGAATTCCCAGAACTCCCTCTGCTGAGATGAGGCTCAGGCTAATTGTATCCCCACAGCAACCAACCCAGATGCTCCACTTCCCGCTCTGCATGGGCAGCCATCACAAGGCAGTTTCGGAGAGACTGGAGCTGTGGTCTCTGTGTCCTGGATCCAGGAGAATGACTAGAACCAATGGGTCCTctgtcactttcttctctgtcactttctttcctagctccttcattttacagatgaggattCTGCAACCCAGTAAGTTAGCAGTGGCTTGCTTCCAAAAGTTCAGGATAGATAGTACCAAAACAGACTGAAGGGTCCCCAGAGCCcgtgctctcagcttcctgcttccgTGGGAGCATCAGGATTGGGCTGCACCTAGTTCAGGAAAGCCATTGGCAGTGAGTCAGACAAGGTCTGAGTTGAAAAATGTCCATATATATTGACTTAGCCACTTCGAAGGAACCTTCTAAGGCTtgggcagttttttgtttttttgtttttgtttttttcctgtcacCAATAGGTAGAAACatcataggattttttttctgggaaataaATTAATGTTTTGTGATATGCAAACGTGCCTTGGACAATGCCCAGAGCTTTGTCAGTGCTCAGGAAACATGATTTGAGTCAGAATTGAAGTGATCTATACCTAGTGTATGGCTGTTTGTTTCCCAGACCCCCCGCCCCTTGGAACCCTAGCTAAGTATATGATGAGGGACAGGAATATCTGGTCCAAAGAAAACCTGTTTCCTTGTAAGGGCGAGTGCTTGAAGACAACTACACGATGCAGGGCGTGTTCCCGAAGCTTCTCTCAGTGGTGTGTGGGTTACTTGCTGTTGTGGATGGATAGTCTCCACTCTCTTCAGTTCTCTCAGTTCCTATAGTCAAGAGCGCATCAGGTCCGTGCTGTTTGTCTATCCTCTAAGCAGTGACACCTATAGGAAATGTCACTGTCATTCTTGTCTTCTGTGGCATCTGAACAACCTCCTTTACTAAAGGAAGAGAGGTTCTTATGAAAACTTTCCCCTAGCATGCAGGtggggaagctgaagcagagatCAACTCCTTGAGGACACTTAACTGAGACTACAGTCAGTTCTCCGGTCTTGATTCTTTGGGATTCTGACTGAACTCCTCAGAGTTTAGTTTAGAAAGAGAATAGCCATCTCTGACAAACCTCAGGAGACAGCAGCAAGGCACAGGGTTGAACTAATAGAGAGCAAGCAGCATCTATAAAATAGTGCTTCTGGCTCCAGCACCTCCTCAAGCATCATAGCACTATCGCTACTCAACAGGCTGGATTACTCCTGTAATCCAAGCCTGACGTGGCAGGTGCTAGGGAAGAAAGGCAGAGTGCAGAGACCATAAAAGAAGAAGAGTCTGTGGGAGAGAAGAACACATCGCTGAGAACAGGTAGGATTTTAATGAGTAGGGTGAGAGGAGGGGTGGCAGGATATACAGCAGAGACTGACACCCAGGGTTTGTCTGtgagagagtctctgctctggTTGGAAGGTAGTGGGGTACCTGGGATGTCTGGATGATGCGTTAAGCTGGGTCCGTTTATGAGGATGCTGGAATGCCAGACCATGGAGTTAGGATTTTATTTCATAGGCTATAGAGTAGAGCACAAACAGAACCTTGCTTTTAGGAGACTACTCTGGGTGGAACAAATTTCAGGGTAATCGGAGaaatctgggggtggggaggggagtgagaCAAGAATGTCAGTGGGAGGGAGGGCCAAAGTAATCCAGATGCTCTTAGTGTTTCATGAGTTGGCAGCCCTTTGAGTGGGAGCGAAAGAAAGATACAGGGTGAGTGGTCCAGGGCAAGGGATGCTGTGAACAGAGGTGAGGAGCAATGTTCTGGATGGAGACAGGTTAAACCTCTCTGTTTCAGAGGCATCCAGGTAGAAAAATCCCAGTAGCAGCTCAGGAGAAGACGAATCAGAAAGCAGGAAAAGTGGTGCTCCTGGAGAAATGAAGGCCAAAACTTACCACAAGTCTCTGTGGAGTAAAAAACCACCCAACAACCACAACCAGACTaacaaacaacacaacaaacTCCAGAAGTCACCTCTGCCTCAGTGACTTCAATACAGAAATAAACCAAGTGAGTTCTAGAGAATCCAAATAACTCCGAGCTAGGATTTGGCTCTGTGCTGTGCGATCAGTTTAGGATTAGTGGAGTTGAGCGTGCCAACGCCAAACAATTTCCCGTCACTGTTACGTGTGTTTCTGTGTCGCCACATGTCTTCCCACAGATGGTATACATTAGGGGATTGCAGAGTCATTTCACTATCATCTTTAAAAAGCCAGATCTGGGAAGGTAAATCTGCTTTCCAAAGCCAAATATAGTTCTCTCTGTCATGAGTCCCTCCATCCAGGCTGGTGACTGGGACACGTGGTTCAGAAAGCTGGGAGTGAAAGGCCAAGGGTGCCCAGCCTTGAAGAAGTCTCGGAGGGTGCAGTAGAGGACAGGTGAGGGAGCCTGGCATGGGATGGTGTATTGTTACATAATGGGAGGGAACTCTGGGTTCTGggcagatggagacagaaggCAAGGAACGTAAGGAAGGTAGTGAGAGTGGCTCAGCTTCCtctgaggagggagagggactgTGTGTGGAAGGCAGGTGGACGAAGAACCCAAGAATTCCTTCATTTTGCTTCTGAAGGCTGCAAGTAGATATTGGGTTGCTAGGGCAGGGACCAGGCCAAGCATCCTGAAGAGTAAGAAGCAATTTGCCAGATAAAGCCTTCTCTATGGGAGTTAGGGGTAGAACTTCGCTCTGAGCTTCTTTAGGTCACCTGTCTTGACAGAATTTTCCAGAACTTTCCAAATCCAGCCTGCTCGAGTCTTCTTCCCATCAGGGAGGAATAGAAAGGATGTATTTACTTGATATCCTTCATTGGCACCCCACTCCTGATTACCCTGGTGGATGAAGagtgaaataaaaattagcatgTTTATCCCACTTTTAAATTCGTTTAATGAGAACTCATTTACCCTCTCCCAATTTAAATTCGTAATAACGCCATAACCTTTCAGAGCTCATTATTACCCATCTTCCCAGATCTTCCTGTTAGAGGAGCTTGCCTTCCCAAGTCCTCCTGGGACCCCCCTGGAGCTTGTCACTTTGTCAGTCTGCAacatctgaggacccagctcttTGCTCAGCCCCTTGGGAGGTGCTGTCCTTGTATCACTATTGTGGTTTCTTTTGgtgattttagtttttaatctGGCCATGGGGACTTACTTTCTCACTTAGCAATGATCCTTTCCTTGTTCCTTTCCGTCAAAACTCAAAGTGGACTCAGCCcctttctctgctctctcctaCCCTCCAGGGAATCACTGAACTAACCAACTCCAAGCTGGTGTGTACAGTGTCAGAGCAGCTACCAGCCCAAAAGCTGGAGTCACCATGGCGGCAGGAGTTGCAGCCTGGCTGCCTTTTGCCCGGGCTGCGGCCATTGGATGGATGCCAGTGGCCAACTGCCCCATGCCCCTAGCTCCAGCGGACAAGAACAAGCGGCAAGACGAGCTGATCGTCCTCAACGTAAGTGGACGACGGTTCCAGACCTGGAGGACCACTCTGGAGCGCTATCCCGACACCTTGCTGGGTAGCACAGAGAAGGAGTTCTTCTTCAATGAGGACACGAAGGAGTACTTCTTTGACCGTGACCCGGAAGTGTTCCGTTGTGTGCTTAACTTCTACCGCACCGGGAAGCTGCACTACCCACGCTATGAATGCATCTCTGCCTACGACGATGAACTGGCCTTCTATGGCATCCTCCCCGAGATCATCGGAGACTGCTGCTACGAGGAGTACAAAGACCGCAAGCGGGAGAATGCGGAGCGGCTCAtggatgacaatgactctgaaaACAACCAGGAGTCCATGCCCTCTCTCAGCTTCCGTCAGACCATGTGGCGGGCCTTCGAGAACCCACACACCAGCACCCTGGCACTGGTCTTCTACTATGTGACTGGCTTCTTCATTGCCGTCTCGGTCATCACCAATGTGGTGGAGACGGTGCCTTGCGGCACCGTGCCTGGGAGCAAGGAGCTGCCGTGTGGAGAGCGCTATTCGGTGGCTTTCTTTTGCCTGGACACTGCCTGTGTAATGATCTTCACAGTGGAGTACCTCCTCCGACTCTTTGCGGCACCCAGCAGATACCGCTTCATCCGCAGTGTGATGAGCATTATCGACGTTGTGGCCATCATGCCCTATTACATTGGCCTGGTCATGACCAACAATGAGGACGTGTCTGGGGCATTTGTCACACTCCGGGTCTTCCGTGTCTTCAGGATCTTCAAGTTCTCCCGACATTCCCAGGGTCTACGGATCCTGGGCTACACCCTGAAGAGCTGTGCCTCAGAACTgggctttcttctcttctcccttaccATGGCCATCATCATCTTTGCCACTGTGATGTTTTATGCTGAGAAGGGCTCCTCTGCCAGCAAGTTCACAAGCATCCCTGCATCTTTCTGGTACACCATAGTCACCATGACTACACTGGGGTAAGTCAGTACCACTGACCTGAATAGGGTGGAGATGGGTTGATCGCTCATGAAACTTTAGGTGGTGTATCAGGATCGAGGAGAGGACGCATGGAGATAGAAGCCCCTCCCTCAAGTCATGGGGGCCAGGGAAGTGGAATAGTCAGAAAAGGAATGAGTGATTTGTTTGTGGGTGGTGACTTGCTCTGAATTGAGTTTGCTGGGGGAGGTGAGGCACGTGTTCTATAAAGCACGGGAAAGTACGTCACCATGTCTGTCCTCCAGGCTCAGTGTGCAAGATGGCAGGGTGGAGTGCCTCTGAGGACcgtgaaggagatgaaggagagcTGTGGGCAGTGGGGTAGAGGGTAGGAGAAGTTGGGTGAATGGCGTACAGTCCATGCAGATTTCCTACTACGTTCCCTGCTGTGCCGCCTTCTTTGTAGTATATTTGCAAGCTGCTTTCTCTTTTGCCTGGTTTCATTTCTGCTGCCACAGACACTCATGGATTCGATATCTCTGATTAGAATTTCTCTCAATGACATAATGATTTTGGGTTTTCTGAAAAGCAAGGTAccggtttcttttcttttctttctttctttctttttttaactcacAAAAGAAGGAACAGTCTTGTTTTATCAGCTGGAGTCAGAGATGGAATGACCCCAGTCTACCTGTGTGTCTGTGAAATAGTCTCAATGGGTCATGTGGTCAGACAAGCAGCAATATCATCAGAGAGACAACGACTCGGTGAGGGCTCAGGTGACTTTCTCttccagatctctgagttctccaCTCCACTGAGGTCACACAAATGCATTTATGATGCTGGGATGTGACACTTTCCATCAGAGGAAGGGGTCCCAGGAAGGAGATTAAAATCTTCACCCTAACAGGATTAGAGCAAATAAAGGCCACTTTATGGAGACAGAGATTTCAGAGGGGTTTTTGCCTCAGCAGTTGGAAGCCATGAGACTAATGAAAAATCCCTCCACAATTCATATGCCGGGTCTAGATTTGCTTAGACAAGGAAGCGTTATATTGCTGATGGAGAATTCATGAAGCTTTTTATTTGGTCTTTGACAATTCTATTGGTGGGATCCTGGTgattcgtttttttgtttttttgtttttttgttttcctggctGAACCCCTGTTGTGGTGCTGTGGTTCCACAGTGCTGCGTGTGTTTATTGGGAATGACTGAGCAGGTGATTGGACCTCTTAAAGTGATTACATTTGTCATTCTGCCACaagggaggagcagggaggagagcAAGGGATGTCACCATCCATTTGCGAAGGCCACATTTGATCCAGGCATTTGCTTTACTCTGTCTGTCTAAAGAAAGCTACACAGCCAttcttcccaacacacacacacacacacacacacacacacacacacacacacacacttgcatgcatatacatgcatacacatacacacacatgcattcacacacatgcacacatgcatacacacatgcatacacatatacacagatgcacacacacatttgcatacacatacacacaaatgcatacacatatacacatgcatacacacatgtatatacacacatgcatacacacacatgcacacatgcatacacatatacacagatgcacacacacatttacatacacatacacacaaatgcatacacatatacacatgcatacacacacatgcatacacacacatgcatacacacacatgcatacacatgtacacttgCTTTCAGATGACTGCTTACCAGAGTAAGGGTATTTAACCCTGGGGCTTTATCTTTCTTGGAGTAAATGGCAGATGTAAGCTTTTGGCAATATAGGATGTTTGGGATATTGTGAGCTGAGGGCTTGGCTTCATATTTCTCCCTTCTGTGATGACCCTGGCCATCCTTCatcttccaaacaaaacaaaacaaaacaaaacccaggtacCACATCGTGGCACTCAGGGATGCCCCTGATAAGATCCAGTCACCAGTACCTTTAGTTACCTCTTGGTGGGATTTGAGTCATGAAAGGAAGGAATCTGTATTGGGATAAACCCCAGGCAGGCAGATTGATGGGTGCCAGGGTTAAAATGGGATCTTCTTGAAGGAGATTAATAGGAACACGACTGGCCACCTGCCCATTACTTTTTATGATTAGTATAATAGCATCTGGGTGTCTCCTGTGTGTCAGCAGTGTGCTGAGCACTTTGCTTATATTATCTCTAAGTCCTCGCAGGAGCCTTTTGAGGTAGGAAAAGCTCTGCACTCCTTAAAGATACAGAAGGTGAGGCTCAGAGGGGTTCAATAAATTCCCCAGAGTCACAGAGCTGATTTTCAGACGCCAGTCACTCTCTGTGTCTTCAGTGTCCTTTCTCCTTTCACCGTGTCATACTGTTCCCACTCCACCATGGCCTCCAGTAGCAACCAGGGCTTTGGgcttatttttacttattattacTTGTTAAAAGATAGCCTCAAGATGTGTGATATTCTATTCTAGTCGCATTGCTAGTCAGGCAAGATCAGCTTGCTGAATGTTGTATGCCAGGCCCTGACCTGGACACACAGAGACTGGACACAGCATACATTTCCTTCTGCACAGGACAGAAGATGTCATTAGAAATCAATGGCTGCTTTCATAGCTAAACTTGGGATTTTGCCACTGTTTTTATTGTGGGGTAATAGTTGGTGCCATTGAGTGTTCATCTGTAGAGGCAGATGCAGGTTCAGCATCAAGGGTAGAGTGTATTGGCCTCAG
This region includes:
- the Kcnd3 gene encoding potassium voltage-gated channel subfamily D member 3 isoform 2 precursor (isoform 2 precursor is encoded by transcript variant 2), translating into MAAGVAAWLPFARAAAIGWMPVANCPMPLAPADKNKRQDELIVLNVSGRRFQTWRTTLERYPDTLLGSTEKEFFFNEDTKEYFFDRDPEVFRCVLNFYRTGKLHYPRYECISAYDDELAFYGILPEIIGDCCYEEYKDRKRENAERLMDDNDSENNQESMPSLSFRQTMWRAFENPHTSTLALVFYYVTGFFIAVSVITNVVETVPCGTVPGSKELPCGERYSVAFFCLDTACVMIFTVEYLLRLFAAPSRYRFIRSVMSIIDVVAIMPYYIGLVMTNNEDVSGAFVTLRVFRVFRIFKFSRHSQGLRILGYTLKSCASELGFLLFSLTMAIIIFATVMFYAEKGSSASKFTSIPASFWYTIVTMTTLGYGDMVPKTIAGKIFGSICSLSGVLVIALPVPVIVSNFSRIYHQNQRADKRRAQKKARLARIRVAKTGSSNAYLHSKRNGLLNEALELTGTPEEEQMGKTTSLIESQHHHLLHCLEKTTGLSYLVDDPLLSVRTSTIKNHEFIDEQMFEQNCMESSMQNYPSTRSPSLSSHSGLTTTCCSRRSKKTTHLPNSNLPATRLRSMQELSTLHIQGSEQPSLTTSRSSLNLKADDGLRPNCKTSQITTAIISIPTPPALTPEGESRPPPASPGPNTNIPSITSNVVKVSAL
- the Kcnd3 gene encoding potassium voltage-gated channel subfamily D member 3 isoform 1 precursor (isoform 1 precursor is encoded by transcript variant 1), with translation MAAGVAAWLPFARAAAIGWMPVANCPMPLAPADKNKRQDELIVLNVSGRRFQTWRTTLERYPDTLLGSTEKEFFFNEDTKEYFFDRDPEVFRCVLNFYRTGKLHYPRYECISAYDDELAFYGILPEIIGDCCYEEYKDRKRENAERLMDDNDSENNQESMPSLSFRQTMWRAFENPHTSTLALVFYYVTGFFIAVSVITNVVETVPCGTVPGSKELPCGERYSVAFFCLDTACVMIFTVEYLLRLFAAPSRYRFIRSVMSIIDVVAIMPYYIGLVMTNNEDVSGAFVTLRVFRVFRIFKFSRHSQGLRILGYTLKSCASELGFLLFSLTMAIIIFATVMFYAEKGSSASKFTSIPASFWYTIVTMTTLGYGDMVPKTIAGKIFGSICSLSGVLVIALPVPVIVSNFSRIYHQNQRADKRRAQKKARLARIRVAKTGSSNAYLHSKRNGLLNEALELTGTPEEEQMGKTTSLIESQHHHLLHCLEKTTNHEFIDEQMFEQNCMESSMQNYPSTRSPSLSSHSGLTTTCCSRRSKKTTHLPNSNLPATRLRSMQELSTLHIQGSEQPSLTTSRSSLNLKADDGLRPNCKTSQITTAIISIPTPPALTPEGESRPPPASPGPNTNIPSITSNVVKVSAL